The Cydia splendana chromosome Z, ilCydSple1.2, whole genome shotgun sequence genome window below encodes:
- the LOC134804324 gene encoding leucine-rich repeat-containing protein 57-like: protein MGNSGLKQHYDIASKTGVLQISDHKLKDIPVEVLSLSDILRNLDLSKNKLVHLPDDISKLKNLKQLNVESNKLETLPKSIANLKKIELFNASNNVLLELPSSFSNLSNLKQIYLNNNNFKQFPIQLLGLKNLDVVELSHNKITGIPSGMSQLYAAELNLSQNEISFISEDLHQAPRLKILRLEENCLSLEAIRPSLLRDSKIHTVNLDGNLFESKQLASMEGYNEYIERYTAMKKKMF, encoded by the coding sequence ATGGGGAACTCTGGCTTAAAGCAACATTACGATATTGCATCCAAAACGGGTGTTTTGCAAATATCGGACCATAAATTAAAAGATATACCCGTAGAAGTACTCAGTTTGAGCGATATTTTGAGGAACTTAGATTTATCCAAAAATAAATTGGTACATTTGCCTGATGATATAAGCAAGCTGAAGAATTTAAAACAACTCAATGTCGAGTCCAACAAATTAGAAACATTGCCCAAATCGATAGCGAATCTGAAAAAAATTGAGTTATTCAACGCTTCTAATAATGTGTTATTGGAATTGCCATCGTCCTTCTCGAACTTAAGTAATTTGAAGCAAATCTACCTGAACAATAACAATTTCAAGCAGTTTCCAATACAACTGCTGGGGCTGAAGAATTTGGATGTGGTCGAGCTATCTCACAACAAGATTACAGGGATACCTAGTGGCATGTCTCAATTATACGCAGCTGAACTGAACTTGAGTCAAAATGAGATATCTTTCATCAGTGAAGACCTCCACCAGGCACCAAGGTTAAAAATCTTGAGATTGGAAGAGAATTGCTTGAGCCTTGAAGCAATCAGGCCAAGTTTGCTGCGGGACTCTAAGATCCACACTGTCAACTTAGACGGCAACCTTTTTGAGTCTAAGCAGCTGGCTTCTATGGAAGGCTACAATGAATACATCGAAAGATACACTGCAATgaagaaaaaaatgttttaa